The segment GCTGAACGTGACCCAGAGCGCGGTCGCGCAGCAGATCCGCGTGCTCGAATCGTTCTTCGGCCAGAAGCTGTTCGAGCGCGACGGGCGCTCGCTGCGGCTTACGCCGCGCGCGCGGCACTATCTGGTCGACGTCGCGAGCTGCCTCGGGCGGCTTGCGCAGGCGACCGGGCAGATGTTCGACGCCGTCGGCCGCCCGCCGATCCGCGTCGATACGTCCGCGTCGTTCGCGCACGGCTGGCTGCTGCCGCAACTGGCCGCGTTCCAGGCCGCGCATCCGGGCATCGACGTGCAGCTCGCCGCGACGCCCGACGCCGAGCAGGATCGGCTCGACGAGACCTGCGACGTCGTGATCCGCCGCTATACGCCGGAGCTGCGCCGCAAGGGCTTCGTGTCGCGGCCGCTGCTCGCGGGCGTCGCGGTGCCCGTCTGTGCGCCCGGCCATCCGCTGCTCGAGCGCTTGCGCGTGCCGTCCGACCTGCGCAATGCGCCGCTGCTGCACTACGCGGGCGTGCCGCAGGCCTGGCAGTACTGGTTCCATCAGGCCGGCACGGACGTCAGCGAGACGCTGCGCGGCCCGTTCTATCGCGACTTCTTCCTGCTGCTCAAGGCCGCCGCCAGCGGGCTCGGCGTATGCCTCGCCACGCGCGCCGTCGTGCGCGACGACGTCGAAAACGGCCGGCTCGTCGCGCTGTTTCCCGAGGTCCGGCTCGAAGGGCCGCCGTTTCATTGCCTGTATCGCGACGATGACGATGACCAGCCGCTGCGCACGTTCGTCGACTGGCTGTTCGCGCGGGCAGAGGAACTCGACGGGCCGGTGCAGGGGTGACGACGGCAGCCGCCGTTACGACGACTGACGCACCACGCCGAGCTTCAGCCCCAGCATGCCGAAGACGCGATTCATCGTCTGCACGGTGCCATCGCTGCGCCCCTGTTCGATATCCTGCATCGTTTTCGTCGACACGCCCGCGAGCTTCGCCATTTCCGCGCTGGTCAGACGCATCGTGCGTTTGAGATGACAGACGGATTCCCGCAGCGTCCATTCGGGATGCGAAAGGACATCCTCGACCGCCTGCCGCCGCAGCGCCAGTTGATCCGGAAGCGAGAGTGCGGTGTAGCGTTTGTCCATCGTGTCTTCTGTCGTGTCAGAGCCGG is part of the Burkholderia ubonensis subsp. mesacidophila genome and harbors:
- a CDS encoding LysR substrate-binding domain-containing protein encodes the protein MRRLPPLNALRSFEAAGRLQSLTLAAEELNVTQSAVAQQIRVLESFFGQKLFERDGRSLRLTPRARHYLVDVASCLGRLAQATGQMFDAVGRPPIRVDTSASFAHGWLLPQLAAFQAAHPGIDVQLAATPDAEQDRLDETCDVVIRRYTPELRRKGFVSRPLLAGVAVPVCAPGHPLLERLRVPSDLRNAPLLHYAGVPQAWQYWFHQAGTDVSETLRGPFYRDFFLLLKAAASGLGVCLATRAVVRDDVENGRLVALFPEVRLEGPPFHCLYRDDDDDQPLRTFVDWLFARAEELDGPVQG
- a CDS encoding helix-turn-helix domain-containing protein is translated as MDKRYTALSLPDQLALRRQAVEDVLSHPEWTLRESVCHLKRTMRLTSAEMAKLAGVSTKTMQDIEQGRSDGTVQTMNRVFGMLGLKLGVVRQSS